In Synechococcus sp. CC9616, the following are encoded in one genomic region:
- a CDS encoding uroporphyrinogen-III synthase: protein MSDALNGRTVVVTRAAEQQGEGRRLLESLGAHVLDLPALVIGPPDQWGPLDDALADLENFHWLVFSSANGVEAVEQRLRTMGSNLARRPRSLKIAAVGRKTARLLEDVGATADFVPPRFVADSLIEHFPVSGFGLRMLLPRVQSGGRTLLADAFAEAGVRVVEVAAYESRCPQAMPEATASALEAGAVDAITFSSGKTADHTALLLKQRFGDHWLEQLAEVKVVSIGPQTSRSCLAQFGRVDGEADPHDLDGLVSACAQLMQSGS, encoded by the coding sequence TTGAGTGATGCGTTGAACGGGCGCACCGTGGTGGTCACCCGTGCTGCCGAACAGCAGGGTGAAGGGCGACGACTGCTCGAATCACTTGGGGCACATGTGCTGGATCTGCCGGCTCTGGTGATCGGACCACCCGATCAGTGGGGACCTCTGGATGACGCCCTGGCGGATCTGGAGAATTTCCACTGGCTGGTGTTCTCCAGTGCCAACGGTGTTGAAGCGGTGGAACAGCGTCTGCGGACCATGGGGAGCAACCTGGCCCGCCGCCCCCGCAGCCTCAAGATCGCAGCCGTGGGTCGCAAGACGGCGCGTCTGCTGGAGGATGTCGGCGCCACAGCCGACTTCGTTCCGCCTCGATTCGTTGCCGACAGCCTGATCGAGCATTTCCCTGTCTCAGGCTTTGGGCTGCGCATGTTGCTGCCCCGTGTGCAGAGCGGCGGCCGAACTCTGCTGGCGGATGCCTTTGCAGAGGCGGGCGTGCGCGTTGTGGAAGTGGCTGCCTATGAATCGCGCTGTCCGCAGGCGATGCCTGAAGCGACAGCGTCGGCTCTGGAGGCCGGCGCCGTGGATGCCATCACCTTCAGCAGCGGCAAAACCGCTGACCACACCGCTCTGCTGCTCAAGCAACGCTTCGGTGATCACTGGCTGGAGCAGCTCGCTGAAGTGAAAGTGGTGTCGATCGGGCCGCAAACCTCACGCAGCTGCCTGGCCCAGTTCGGACGGGTGGATGGGGAGGCCGATCCCCATGATCTCGATGGACTGGTGTCCGCCTGTGCTCAGCTGATGCAGAGCGGATCCTGA
- a CDS encoding lipid-A-disaccharide synthase-related protein produces MRASRHRSTAPILLLSNGHGEDLSGALLGRSLRELGHPVEALPLVGRGEAYRRAGIPLLGRTREFSTGGIGYTSLKGRLTELIQGQVFYLLRQLLRLLRQSQRFELIVVVGDVIPVIAAWLAHRPVATYLVAYSSHYEGRLRLPWPCAELLASHRFRLVFSRDQLTADDLSQQLKRSVDFVGNPFMDPVLSATERIAATEPRIGLLPGSRRPELEDNLRLLLKLVENLNSSWELGLDLALVPSLGDADLMALAEGVGWRLEAESLMHGSGLRIQVRRDAFQTVLQQSDLLICMAGTAAEQAVGLAKPVLQLPGHGPQFTEAFAEAQRRLLGPTVFCAGGKVGSNSNLKASASLAMALVERSRSDATLQRQCREEAERRLGCAGGGRRMAGLISAVALPQP; encoded by the coding sequence ATGAGAGCCTCCAGGCACCGGTCGACCGCGCCCATCCTGCTGCTGAGCAACGGTCATGGGGAGGATCTCTCAGGAGCATTGCTGGGCCGATCACTCAGGGAGCTTGGCCATCCGGTGGAGGCCCTGCCACTCGTTGGCCGAGGTGAGGCTTACCGCAGGGCAGGCATCCCATTGCTTGGACGCACCCGGGAATTCAGCACCGGTGGGATCGGTTACACCAGTCTGAAAGGACGTCTGACGGAACTGATCCAGGGACAGGTGTTCTATCTGCTCCGGCAGCTGCTCCGCCTGCTGCGGCAATCCCAGCGATTTGAGCTGATTGTGGTGGTGGGCGATGTGATCCCGGTGATCGCCGCCTGGCTGGCCCATCGACCTGTGGCGACGTATCTGGTGGCGTATTCGAGCCATTACGAAGGGCGCCTCAGACTTCCCTGGCCCTGCGCTGAACTGCTCGCCAGCCATCGATTTCGGTTGGTGTTCAGCCGCGATCAACTCACCGCTGACGATCTCAGCCAGCAGCTGAAGCGCTCGGTGGACTTCGTCGGCAACCCGTTCATGGACCCCGTCCTCAGCGCAACGGAAAGAATTGCCGCCACCGAGCCACGGATCGGTCTGTTGCCCGGCAGCCGCAGACCGGAGCTTGAGGACAACCTGCGACTGCTGCTGAAGCTGGTGGAGAACCTAAACAGCAGTTGGGAGCTCGGCCTTGATCTGGCACTGGTGCCATCCCTCGGTGACGCCGATCTGATGGCACTGGCCGAAGGGGTTGGCTGGCGGCTGGAGGCTGAGAGCCTCATGCATGGCAGCGGTCTCAGAATCCAGGTGCGACGCGACGCTTTTCAAACGGTGCTCCAGCAAAGCGATCTCCTGATCTGCATGGCAGGCACGGCTGCAGAGCAAGCGGTGGGCCTAGCCAAGCCGGTGCTGCAGCTGCCAGGCCATGGCCCCCAGTTCACGGAGGCGTTTGCCGAAGCGCAACGGCGTCTGCTCGGCCCGACGGTGTTCTGCGCCGGCGGAAAGGTGGGCAGCAACAGCAATCTGAAGGCCTCAGCCAGCCTGGCGATGGCCTTGGTGGAGCGCAGCCGCAGCGATGCAACCTTGCAACGGCAATGCCGTGAAGAGGCCGAACGGCGGCTCGGATGCGCCGGTGGTGGACGGAGAATGGCGGGGCTGATCAGTGCCGTCGCACTGCCGCAACCCTGA
- a CDS encoding NAD(P)H-quinone oxidoreductase subunit O, whose translation MAETDAAPAAKAKPAVLKKGALVRVNREAYQNSLEASASDPVAPAYIFEGPGELLVVKGDYGQVRWNRPVPDVWLRMDQLEACS comes from the coding sequence ATGGCCGAAACCGACGCAGCTCCAGCCGCGAAGGCCAAACCGGCGGTTCTCAAAAAAGGTGCTCTCGTGCGCGTCAACCGGGAGGCTTATCAGAACAGCCTGGAAGCGTCTGCCAGTGATCCCGTGGCACCTGCCTACATCTTTGAAGGCCCCGGGGAACTGCTGGTTGTCAAAGGCGATTACGGCCAGGTGCGCTGGAACCGTCCAGTACCCGACGTCTGGTTGCGCATGGATCAGCTGGAAGCCTGCTCCTGA
- a CDS encoding phospholipid carrier-dependent glycosyltransferase, giving the protein MRVRWRFWGVVLLIWLLSTLVDRLWWELQTGLPAWDQADYLNSALDHGRALGVLPGGQWQGWDALLDLSPKIPPLASLVNGTVMAVSGDDPAAAAWSLSLWHGLLLLAVAAWGRQLHGQGLALLACVLTALAPALLDLRTDYVLEMPLAAVGTLALWRLGCWCDPQRGGRLGQVLLATGLALAAVLVKQSALLMLTPAGLWAAVIAIRRGRSWWRQALLLPLMTGLLIGPWLRHNWITSLGGTNRAVFESAAREGDPGVLSLESWTWYLRLLPEQLGPVLLMIGCSGLLLWWVQRDRDSVDQHTRDDPWHWRWLLINLLAAWLLTSLSPNKSDRYITPLLPTLLLLLARGWWQWGGWLRQRAAWLAPVALISGLMACLPAGWTAQLERFEDRPRGPLEQLVRAAGGGQPGRSPRTLIVVPSTSDLNQHNVSFYGRRQGGQLVGRQLGSSRADRVPTLQRAEWVVLAEGDQGSVRKSARRLDQAVRESGVFEQVERFPRPKGGSYSLWRRQNDQPVLAGFAAAFPSLASGLAAGPAGLDPVFEAVGQEHMIDGHFGYREEVRRAAERQLQQSPQDPGPHWTLALLAVLANRPAEAARHFGSLQTLLPENPWPAAYRSVVTLAGWNPWKAAAVADAAHASTPNPLLLALADLSGVLGGALWRLPSAFESLPLAVEQVEEALQADDQEQASS; this is encoded by the coding sequence TGGGGCGTTGTTCTGCTGATCTGGCTGCTGTCCACGCTTGTGGATCGTCTCTGGTGGGAGCTGCAGACCGGTCTGCCGGCCTGGGATCAGGCGGACTATCTCAACAGCGCGCTGGATCACGGTCGCGCCCTGGGAGTCCTGCCGGGAGGCCAGTGGCAGGGCTGGGATGCCCTGTTGGATTTGTCCCCCAAGATTCCGCCGCTTGCGTCTCTTGTGAACGGCACGGTGATGGCCGTCAGCGGTGATGATCCGGCTGCAGCTGCCTGGAGCCTGAGCCTCTGGCATGGCCTGCTGCTGCTGGCCGTTGCGGCATGGGGTCGCCAGCTGCACGGTCAGGGCCTGGCACTGCTGGCCTGCGTGCTCACCGCCCTGGCGCCCGCCCTGCTCGATCTGCGCACCGACTATGTGCTGGAGATGCCTCTGGCGGCTGTTGGAACCCTGGCGCTCTGGCGTCTGGGCTGCTGGTGCGATCCCCAGCGTGGGGGGCGATTGGGGCAGGTGCTTCTCGCCACCGGCTTGGCTTTGGCGGCGGTGCTGGTGAAGCAGAGCGCCTTGCTGATGTTGACGCCGGCTGGGCTCTGGGCCGCAGTGATCGCGATCCGGCGAGGTCGTTCATGGTGGCGCCAGGCCCTGCTGCTGCCCCTGATGACGGGGCTCTTGATCGGCCCCTGGTTGCGTCACAACTGGATCACCAGTTTGGGCGGAACGAATCGGGCTGTCTTCGAATCCGCAGCCAGGGAGGGGGATCCTGGTGTTCTCAGCCTGGAGAGCTGGACCTGGTATCTGCGCTTGTTGCCGGAACAGTTGGGTCCCGTTCTGCTGATGATCGGTTGTTCCGGATTGCTGCTCTGGTGGGTTCAGCGAGATCGCGATTCCGTTGATCAGCACACGCGGGATGACCCCTGGCACTGGCGCTGGCTGTTGATCAATCTTCTGGCGGCCTGGTTGTTGACCAGCCTCAGCCCCAACAAGAGCGATCGCTACATCACACCGCTGCTGCCCACGCTGTTGCTGCTCTTGGCCCGAGGCTGGTGGCAGTGGGGTGGCTGGTTGCGTCAACGGGCGGCCTGGCTGGCGCCGGTTGCCCTGATCTCCGGGCTGATGGCCTGTCTGCCCGCGGGTTGGACAGCGCAGCTTGAACGTTTTGAGGACCGACCAAGGGGCCCCCTCGAGCAGCTTGTCCGGGCCGCTGGAGGTGGCCAGCCCGGCCGATCCCCCCGCACCTTGATCGTGGTGCCCAGCACCTCGGATCTCAATCAGCACAACGTCAGCTTCTACGGGCGTCGCCAGGGGGGGCAGCTGGTGGGGCGGCAACTGGGCAGCAGCCGAGCCGATCGCGTGCCAACCCTGCAGCGTGCGGAGTGGGTGGTCCTGGCGGAAGGGGATCAGGGATCGGTGCGCAAGTCAGCCAGGCGCCTGGATCAGGCTGTGCGTGAGAGCGGGGTGTTTGAACAGGTGGAGCGTTTCCCCCGTCCCAAAGGCGGCAGTTACTCGCTTTGGCGACGCCAGAATGATCAGCCGGTGCTGGCTGGCTTCGCCGCGGCGTTCCCCAGCCTGGCGTCGGGATTGGCCGCTGGTCCGGCAGGCCTGGATCCCGTCTTTGAAGCGGTGGGCCAGGAGCACATGATCGATGGCCACTTCGGTTATCGCGAGGAGGTCCGCCGCGCGGCCGAACGGCAGTTGCAGCAATCCCCTCAGGATCCCGGCCCTCACTGGACTCTGGCTCTGCTGGCTGTTCTCGCCAACCGTCCGGCTGAAGCGGCTCGCCATTTCGGATCTCTGCAGACCTTGCTGCCCGAGAACCCCTGGCCCGCGGCTTATCGCAGTGTGGTCACCCTGGCTGGCTGGAATCCATGGAAGGCTGCTGCTGTGGCGGATGCAGCGCATGCCAGCACGCCGAATCCTCTTCTCCTCGCCCTTGCTGATCTCAGTGGTGTGCTCGGTGGAGCGCTCTGGCGGCTTCCTTCCGCCTTCGAGTCACTGCCCCTGGCGGTGGAGCAGGTGGAGGAGGCTCTGCAGGCAGACGATCAGGAGCAGGCTTCCAGCTGA
- a CDS encoding cation:proton antiporter, translated as MQEPVALYLMAFGGLLLAAVLLDDLADRVKLPGILLVLALGLLVDNDMRAAGEPLLSLTRANNITQAALVLVLFFGGLTTNWSRMKAVVKPSALLATVGVLITAALLTLIGIGILVLEGGWKPALMAQVLFVGAMFSSTDASAALSLLRPLAGRMPEKVLDLIEMESTINDPMAVVLAGLALALAGGEGVATADLVTDVVRQFLLGGLLGFIGGSVISQLLLGSTSLTRGSMLPVVSLALLLVLSGGTTVLGGSPLLAAYVAGLVLGNGHAADQDVLEEAHSSFAKMAELMLFLCLGLVVAPQDVVRAGAWALLLFVAMQVVRWLMVQALLLRSDFQWSERSFICWTGLRGAVPIAMAIQAWASSASWGKLMPPLALSVVLLGLLIQGFALVPIAHRLGVVSKPETAEPS; from the coding sequence GTGCAGGAGCCGGTTGCCCTCTACCTGATGGCTTTTGGAGGGCTCTTGCTGGCGGCGGTCCTGCTGGATGATCTCGCCGACCGCGTCAAGTTGCCGGGCATTCTTCTGGTGCTGGCTCTGGGATTGCTGGTCGACAACGACATGCGTGCTGCCGGTGAGCCATTGCTGTCGCTCACCCGCGCCAACAACATCACCCAGGCCGCCCTGGTCTTGGTGCTGTTCTTTGGGGGACTCACCACCAACTGGAGTCGGATGAAGGCGGTGGTTAAGCCATCGGCGCTGCTTGCCACGGTGGGAGTTCTGATCACTGCAGCTCTGTTGACCTTGATCGGTATTGGAATCCTTGTTCTGGAGGGCGGCTGGAAGCCGGCGTTGATGGCTCAGGTGCTGTTTGTCGGTGCGATGTTCAGCAGCACCGACGCCTCAGCCGCTCTCTCCCTGTTGCGTCCTCTTGCCGGCCGCATGCCGGAAAAGGTTCTCGATCTAATCGAGATGGAATCCACCATCAACGACCCGATGGCTGTGGTGTTGGCGGGTCTGGCTCTCGCCCTCGCTGGAGGCGAGGGGGTGGCCACCGCTGATCTGGTCACGGATGTGGTGCGTCAGTTTCTGCTTGGTGGCCTGCTGGGATTCATTGGCGGCAGTGTGATCTCCCAGCTGTTGCTGGGCAGCACCTCCCTGACGAGGGGCTCGATGCTTCCGGTCGTCAGCCTGGCGCTCTTGCTGGTGCTCTCCGGTGGAACAACGGTTCTGGGAGGGAGTCCGCTGTTGGCGGCCTACGTGGCGGGATTGGTGCTCGGCAATGGCCATGCGGCCGATCAGGACGTTTTGGAGGAAGCCCATTCGAGCTTTGCCAAAATGGCCGAGCTGATGCTGTTCCTCTGCCTCGGCCTGGTCGTTGCCCCTCAGGACGTTGTGCGGGCTGGAGCCTGGGCCCTGCTGCTGTTTGTGGCCATGCAGGTGGTGCGGTGGCTGATGGTGCAGGCCCTTTTGCTGCGTAGTGACTTCCAGTGGAGTGAACGAAGTTTCATCTGCTGGACGGGATTGCGAGGCGCTGTGCCGATCGCCATGGCCATCCAGGCCTGGGCTTCATCAGCCAGCTGGGGAAAATTGATGCCTCCGCTGGCCCTGTCGGTGGTGTTGCTTGGGCTGTTGATTCAGGGTTTTGCGCTGGTGCCGATTGCCCATCGCCTTGGCGTGGTTTCAAAACCAGAGACGGCCGAGCCCTCTTAG
- a CDS encoding TIGR01777 family oxidoreductase: protein MRLLLLGCTGFVGRELVPLLLAEGHQLSLVSRRLPRGFEAERADGRLEWLQLDPSRPQSWQVPELKEALDQADGVVNLAGEPIAEKRWTPPHRQLLESSRLDTTQLLVEAIKASSTPPSVLVSASAIGFYGSSTSAQFQESNAPGDDFLASLCARWEAAAAAVPSSTRQLTVRIGIVLAPDGGALGKMLPVFRAGFGGPIGDGRQWMSWIHRRDLCALILQALTDGSWSGVVNGVAPQPVTMAAFSKELGRSLGRPSLLPVPAAVLQVLLGDGAKVVLEGQQVASERLQDLGFSFRYPDLPSALVAATS, encoded by the coding sequence ATGCGCCTGCTGCTTCTCGGTTGCACCGGTTTTGTCGGCCGGGAGCTGGTGCCTCTGCTGCTGGCGGAGGGTCATCAGCTCAGCCTGGTGAGTCGTCGTTTACCCCGTGGGTTTGAGGCCGAGCGAGCTGATGGCCGGCTGGAGTGGTTGCAGCTCGATCCTTCCAGGCCCCAGTCCTGGCAGGTGCCTGAGTTGAAAGAGGCACTGGATCAGGCCGATGGCGTGGTGAATCTCGCCGGAGAGCCCATCGCGGAAAAACGCTGGACACCGCCCCATCGCCAGCTCCTGGAAAGCAGTCGTCTGGACACCACACAGCTTCTGGTGGAAGCGATCAAGGCAAGCTCCACGCCACCGTCGGTTTTAGTAAGTGCTTCGGCGATCGGTTTTTACGGCTCCAGTACCAGCGCTCAATTCCAGGAGTCCAATGCTCCTGGAGACGATTTCCTGGCCTCGCTCTGCGCCCGCTGGGAGGCCGCCGCAGCGGCGGTTCCATCGAGCACACGGCAGCTGACGGTCCGCATCGGCATCGTTCTGGCTCCGGACGGAGGCGCTTTGGGCAAGATGCTGCCGGTCTTCCGAGCTGGTTTTGGTGGACCGATCGGCGATGGCCGGCAATGGATGAGCTGGATTCATCGCCGTGATCTTTGCGCCCTCATCCTTCAGGCCCTCACAGATGGCAGCTGGAGCGGGGTGGTGAATGGTGTGGCCCCTCAACCCGTGACGATGGCAGCCTTTTCCAAGGAACTGGGTCGCAGCCTGGGACGTCCCAGCCTCTTGCCCGTGCCGGCTGCCGTGCTCCAGGTGTTGCTTGGCGATGGCGCCAAGGTGGTTCTGGAAGGGCAGCAGGTGGCCTCGGAACGCTTGCAGGATCTGGGCTTCAGCTTCCGCTATCCCGACCTGCCATCGGCCCTCGTCGCTGCCACCAGCTGA
- a CDS encoding SRPBCC family protein has product MGRWLEHSVTTEVQASAERVWAVWSDLEAMPRWMRWIESVKTLDDPDLTDWTLAAQGFRFHWKARITQRVDQQQLHWESVGGLPTRGAVRFYPEAPDRTAVKLTVTYELPGVLAPLMEPSILGGIVTRELQANLDRFRDLVEEDG; this is encoded by the coding sequence ATGGGACGTTGGTTGGAACATTCAGTCACCACTGAGGTTCAGGCCTCTGCGGAACGCGTCTGGGCCGTCTGGAGCGACCTGGAGGCCATGCCTCGCTGGATGCGCTGGATCGAGTCGGTCAAAACCCTTGATGACCCCGATCTCACGGATTGGACGCTCGCGGCTCAGGGTTTTCGTTTCCATTGGAAGGCCCGCATCACCCAGCGTGTGGATCAGCAGCAGCTGCATTGGGAGTCGGTCGGTGGCTTGCCCACCCGTGGTGCGGTGCGCTTTTACCCGGAAGCGCCAGATCGGACGGCGGTGAAGCTGACTGTCACCTACGAATTACCGGGGGTCTTGGCACCCTTGATGGAGCCCAGCATCCTGGGGGGGATTGTGACCAGGGAGCTCCAAGCCAATCTTGATCGTTTCCGGGACCTCGTGGAAGAAGACGGCTGA
- the zds gene encoding 9,9'-di-cis-zeta-carotene desaturase codes for MRVAIVGSGLAGLSAAVDLVDAGHSVDLYEARPFMGGKVGSWVDEGGNHIEMGLHVFFFNYANLFALMRKVGAIENLLPKQHTHLFVNKGGDLRELDFRFPIGAPFNGLKAFFTTPQLSWIDKLRNALALGTSPIVRGLVDYEGAMRTIRALDSVSFQDWFVGHGGSPESIRRMWNPIAYALGFIDCEAISARCMLTIFMMFAAKTEASKLNLLKGSPHRWLTGPILKYIEERGGQLHLRHRVKQVHFSDAEIPEVTGLLLGTPDGEVTAEADAYLAACDVPGIQKLLPEDWRRFPQFEAIHQLEAVPVATVQLRYDGWVTELAEDHEAQRRDVATPTGLNNLLYTADADFSCFADLALASPEDYRKEGEGSLLQCVLTPGDPWIPKSVDAIVAHTDQQVRDLFPSAKHLKLTWSNVVKLAQSLYREAPGMEPYRPEQRTPVRNFFLAGSYTRQDYIDSMEGATMSGHLAAAAILEQPAQLATNAAVA; via the coding sequence GTGCGGGTCGCGATTGTCGGTTCCGGGCTCGCCGGCCTCTCTGCAGCGGTGGATTTGGTTGATGCCGGTCACTCCGTTGATCTCTACGAAGCAAGGCCCTTCATGGGCGGCAAGGTGGGTAGCTGGGTGGATGAAGGCGGAAACCATATCGAGATGGGTCTGCATGTCTTTTTCTTCAATTACGCCAACCTCTTTGCCCTGATGCGCAAAGTCGGGGCGATTGAAAACCTGTTGCCCAAGCAGCACACCCATTTGTTTGTGAACAAGGGCGGCGATCTGCGGGAGCTCGACTTTCGATTTCCCATTGGGGCTCCCTTCAATGGCCTCAAAGCCTTTTTCACCACACCGCAGCTGAGCTGGATCGACAAGCTGCGCAATGCCCTGGCGCTGGGGACCTCACCGATCGTTCGGGGTCTCGTTGATTACGAGGGTGCGATGCGCACCATCCGTGCTCTCGATTCCGTCAGTTTCCAGGATTGGTTCGTCGGCCATGGCGGCAGCCCGGAAAGCATCCGCCGCATGTGGAATCCAATCGCCTACGCCCTGGGCTTCATCGATTGCGAGGCGATCTCAGCCCGCTGCATGCTCACGATCTTCATGATGTTTGCGGCCAAAACCGAAGCCTCCAAGCTCAACCTCCTCAAGGGATCCCCGCATCGATGGTTGACCGGTCCCATCCTCAAATACATCGAGGAGCGCGGCGGTCAGCTCCATTTGCGTCATCGGGTCAAGCAGGTGCACTTCAGCGATGCTGAAATCCCTGAGGTAACTGGGCTGCTGTTAGGCACTCCCGATGGCGAAGTGACTGCTGAGGCTGACGCTTATCTCGCCGCCTGTGATGTCCCCGGCATCCAGAAACTTCTTCCCGAGGACTGGCGACGCTTCCCTCAGTTCGAGGCGATTCATCAGCTCGAGGCGGTCCCGGTGGCCACGGTCCAGTTGCGTTACGACGGCTGGGTGACGGAGCTGGCAGAGGACCATGAGGCCCAGCGTCGGGATGTGGCGACGCCAACAGGACTCAACAATCTTCTCTATACCGCTGATGCGGACTTCAGCTGTTTTGCAGATCTGGCCCTTGCCAGTCCTGAGGACTACCGCAAGGAAGGAGAGGGCTCCCTGCTCCAGTGTGTGCTCACTCCCGGGGATCCCTGGATTCCCAAATCGGTCGATGCGATCGTCGCCCACACAGATCAGCAAGTTCGCGATCTCTTCCCCTCGGCCAAACATCTCAAACTCACCTGGAGCAATGTGGTGAAGCTGGCCCAGTCCCTTTATCGGGAAGCACCGGGTATGGAGCCCTATCGCCCTGAACAACGCACTCCAGTACGCAACTTTTTCCTGGCGGGCAGCTACACGCGACAGGACTACATCGATTCGATGGAGGGGGCGACCATGAGCGGCCACCTGGCGGCGGCAGCAATCCTTGAGCAGCCGGCGCAACTGGCAACCAATGCTGCGGTGGCCTGA
- a CDS encoding iron-sulfur cluster assembly accessory protein, giving the protein MTSTTTNPATHTARDGKGILITAPAMQQLAKLCGEQGNNQVLRVGVRSGGCSGMSYTMDFVPASETLDDDETYDYETPEGNQFRVICDPKSLLYIYGMQLDFSTALIGGGFNFTNPNATQTCGCGSSFAV; this is encoded by the coding sequence ATGACCAGCACCACCACGAATCCAGCCACTCACACCGCTCGCGACGGCAAAGGGATCCTGATCACGGCACCGGCCATGCAGCAGTTGGCGAAGCTCTGCGGCGAACAGGGAAACAATCAGGTTCTGCGTGTCGGCGTGCGGTCGGGAGGCTGCAGCGGCATGAGCTACACGATGGACTTCGTTCCGGCCTCCGAAACCCTGGATGACGACGAGACCTACGACTACGAAACTCCAGAAGGGAACCAGTTCCGCGTGATCTGCGACCCCAAGAGCCTGCTGTACATCTACGGAATGCAGCTGGACTTCAGCACCGCACTGATCGGTGGTGGTTTCAACTTCACCAATCCCAACGCCACGCAGACCTGTGGCTGCGGCAGCTCCTTCGCGGTCTGA